Sequence from the Sulfuracidifex tepidarius genome:
TCTACGAAGGGGAGACCAGAGTGAAGTTAGCGTAAGGAAAGAGCAGATATGAGACGTCTTTTTTACCTTTATTCTCTCATAATAACAAGGAAAGGAAAATTTTTTAAAAATGTATATAATTCTTAATACGGGAAGAGGAATTCTTCTCAAGGAAATGTGGAGAGATAGAGCGTAGATAAGTAGGAGGAGGAAGAAAAGATCATTGTTACTATATTATTTATCTGAACGTCTGGTACTAGTTTCTTCAGTTCTTCCTTTATCTCCCTGGATTCTTGCCTTGCTGAAATATTTTCAGAATCTACTGTAGATATTGTAGCACTAGTGCTACGATTTTGTTCATCTATATTATCTTTTTTCAGTCTCTTTTTCATTTCATGAATTTTATCATTTAGTAGTACTAGCTCGTCCTTAGTTAAGTGCTTCCTCTTTAAGTTCAAGCTTGCAATGATATCAAGTTCTTCCTCCCTCCCGCTTGTCTCGTAGACCTCGGCTGGGATTTCCGCTATTCCTAATTCTCTAGCAATTCTGAGCCTCGTATAACCGTCTAGCAATTCGCCGTTCTTATTTACAATAACTGGAAATAGAAAGCCATGCTCTTTTATAGCCTTCTTTAATTCCTCGTATTGATTATTTTCTGGAATAAGGGCTTTATAATCTTCGACTTCCTTAATATAGTCTATGTTAAGCTTAGTCCTAGATATGAACCTAGCCATTATACATTCACCGTCTCCTTTAACCTTTCAATTTCCTTAATGAACTCGTCCAGCATTTGCTTACCTTTCTCAGTAATTACATATTTTCCATCTTTGGTCTCTATCGCTCCTAGTGCTAATAATTTGTATATATTATCCCTAACGGTATTGTATATCTGCCTCTTCACTAATTTCAGCTATTGTTTTAGCTTCCTTCTTTTTCTTTAGAAAAGCGAGGATTTTATACATAGGGATTCCTTTTGGATCTCTTTCTACTGTCATATTTATGGTGTAATGTTATACCTTACACGATATTTAAATCTTTCTGTATCTCGTTTCACATTACAAATTACATAACATTATATGAAGAGTAGGCTGAAAGTATCATGTAGTGGTTAGCATGACAAGTGAAAAGCCGTTTGCATTAAGCGAAGTCGCCCAGAGAGTTTTAATAGTATTAGGAAGGGAAAATCGGGGTTTAACTGTAAGGGAATTAGTAGAGAAGACAGATACTAATAGTGGGAGTATAAAGAGGGCGTTAGAGGAGTTAGCGGAACTTAAGCTGATAAAAGAGGAAAGGGAGAACGTTTTCCCTTACAGGAGGCTAATTAGTTTAACAGAACTCGGAAAAGAAGTAGCTAAAAGAGTTATAGAAATAGAGGAATTAGTTAAGAAAGTGCGGGCTAATGACTGAATAGTGGAAAGTAGTATTTCATATTAAAATGAAAAAACTAGCGAGAGACTTTCAGCGTGGTGAATTAGATAGAATAGAGGAAACTTTGGATAAGCTTACTAAGATGGAACTAAATGAGCTTAATATGAAGAAATTAGAAGGATGGAAAGATAACAAAAATAGGGATATTTATAGGATAAGAGTCGGGAGAGACATAAGAATACTTGTCTCTTTTGACAATGATAAATAAGGAAATTCATGTATGGAGAATCACTAGGAGGGAATCTGCTTACGATGAATAACATCACTCTCTTTCTTAAGCTCTTCGAACAGCTTATGTAATTCTTCACTATTATTAATTACAATAATCTCATCGGTCTCTGGCTCTATTATTTTGATTTGCATCTTTTTCATAAGTAATAGTTTGGATACGCCACTTAAAAAAGTATAATGGCCCGTATACTGTGTTCTGTTTAAAGTTGCACAGAAAAATTTAAATATTGTGTAATGTATAACATTACACAGAACAAACACGATTTCCACCCAAATCCCCAAAAGTTATGTAGAGAGAACCTCAGTTTTTTACACATTGGGAGAAGGGATTGTTATTTCAGCAGATATACAAAGTAAGTCCAAGGCTAACCTAGTTCATTATACCAGAGTAGTATTGGATCCCCTAACTATGAAAGTTATGAAAAGTGGTTGTGACTGCGAGGGATATACATTTAGAAGACATTGCTGGCACATTGAAACACTAAAACAGTCAGTAGCTTCTGATGAGAAGGTTAGAGAAGAGGTAATGAAGGCTAAAGAGGAGCTGATGAGGATAGAAGAAGACATTGCGAGGTGGGGAGAGATGATATGACTGAAGTCCTGCAGACTCAGAAGAATTTAGAAGAATTAGTTAAACTATTACGTATCTACTTCCAGCTTGATGAAATCCTCAGTTTCAGTTTAGAGGAATTAGGCGATGATGAGGTAGTAGTAGAGATATCAGCAGTTAAGGACAGGATAAGAATGATTATACAGAGGATGATAAGCTGAGGTGATTAAAATTGAAAACAGCAGAAATCCTTATATCTTTAAATTCTAAAAATAGAAATATGGAACAAATAGTTGATTTACCAGATCCAGCAAGATACAGTACCCGGACGAGATAAAACTACCCGACGGGACACTTTTAATGGGAAAGACTTATGCAGAAAGTGGAATTATTATGAATAGAAAAAAGTGGAGGTTGTATATTACTTATCAGAGACTCGATAACGACCCTGATAATCCTAGACCTATATTGAAATCGACACAAAACGGGGTAATATACAGACTACCAGACGACCCGATTACACAGATGATATTGGGATATATCAAAGAAACCCCGGTTGTACACCTGAAGAGGTAATGGGTATAGTTCTCTCTTGGTATCAGGAAAACGGTGTAGATCTCCTTTCAAATGAGGATAGAATGTCACTTGGTCTAGCTATATATACACGATACAATTAGTTTACTGGCATTTTATGCGCTACTTAGGATAGAAAAGTGAGAATGGAAAAAAGTTATGACTTATCTTAATGGGGGTTCAAAGGGGGCGGAAGACCCCTTCCTTGAGGGAGGGGATGGATAGTCCCCTTTGTTTAAATATTAGTTTTTTTCGAAATTCTTTTTTTAATGGCTGGGAGGGTTAAAGCGATCAGAGCTACTGTTTCTATGAAGATCGCTCTCTCTGAACCCCTCCTAGCCCTCGTGAACAACTACGTGAAAGCAATACGTTTTTCGTTATTTTGGTTGAAGGAGAACGTGAGAAATCCGGAAGAGAAGGGAGTGTTAGGAAAAGTCCACGAGGAGTTATACACGAAGTTAAGAGAGGAATACGACCTACCTTCAAAGGTTGCTGAGGACTGTTATAGGGATGCTCTAGCGACGTACAAGGGTTGGTACAACAACCCGAGAAGAGGACGTTTCCCGAGAGTGTACAAACCTACAGTGTGGCTACCCTAGAGCGAGCTATAGCGTGGACTTCGATAACATGACTGTTAGGATAGCGAGTGTTGGTGAAAACTACCACTGGGTTATCCCAGGAACCTCAAGGACTACATGAGTTGGAGGATGAAGGAGGCTAGGCTAGTGGTTAACCATGATAAGGCTTTCCTCAAGGTCGTTTTTGAGAGACCGAAAGAGGAAGTCGAAGCTAAATCAAGCGTTGCTGTTGATATCAATATGAACGAAATAGTTGTTGGCAAGGACGATACACACTACGTCAGGATTCCGACTCGCCTTCACGAGGTTCACCAGTGGAAGTCTTCAGCTGAAAACCTTCAAAAGAATTAACCCAAAGAGGTGGAGGGAGAACGAGAGGATTCTTCACAGGATTCGTTCTCTTCATCAAAAGGCTAAGAGGATTACGGAGGATGCTAGAAAAGTGGGAAAGTGGGTTGTTGAGGTTGCTGAGGATTTCGGTGCCAACGTTATTAAGTTAGAGAGAACCTCAAGAACCTGATTAAACGTGTTAACAAACTACCACTTGATCGGGGATAGGTTGTATTTGATGCAATATCGTAGGATTCAATATTGGGTTGAGTGGCAAGCTGAGAAGCGTGGCGGTCGTAGAATTCGTGAATCCCAGTTACTCTTCCGTTTCATGCCCTAAAAGTAGGAAAAGGATGGAGGAGAAAGGATATCGTTGGTCTAGGTGTGCTTGTGGTTATGAGAACGACCGTGACGTTATTGCGATCATGAACCTAAATAGGGGTTCTCTGACCCTCTCGTCTGTCCCTCAAATGAGAGATGTAAACTCGAATCGATGAGGGGAACCCTCGCCGTGGCGGGGAGGAAGTCAGATGTCTCCAATATATATAGAACTACAACGAGATATTCCTTGTGTTAAGATCTCTTTTGATGGACATCTTAATCCTAACCTCCTTGATAACGTTAACTGGGACTGTGAGCAACAGTACGGACTACGGTTATGAGTTCGGATACGTATACATGAACGGAATACAATCCATAATCAATGTGTATAATTGCTCCGTATCCCCTGGGTCTCCTCCAATATCGATACAGGAGAACACTTGCCTTAACGCTGATGGGACTTACCTTTTCGTACAGAACGTGGTCTATTACTACCTAGGTGAAACGTGCTGGGAGACTAGCATAGAAGAGAACGGGAACTATGTGACGAGTTATCAAAGGGTAGAGGGGAACACGTTCAACTTGACCACGACGTGGGACAACGAGTCAGGGAAGCTGGAAATAACTTTCATGTTCTCTAATTTCACATGGTCCTCCAAAGTGACCCGTGTGGTGGACGTCCCTCTGACGTCTGTGGTTTACGTAGGTAGGAACGCAGGTACGGTCATAGGCGGATACGGGAACTCGCTCACTTCTACTCTAGGGAAGGGTTTCAACGTGTCGATCAGAGAGTACTTCGAGTGGAACGGGAAGTGGTACGTACCTCCGGTCGCCTTCAGTGGGTATCAAATCACGGGAGAGAGCGCTGAGAATGGGTCAGCTACTTTCTATGACGGGAAGGTCTGGGTCACCCATGGGGACGCCGGAGTTCAGGAGCTCTATAACTATAGCGTTGTGGTAGTAAACGGTACCTTCTTCACCTTCCCTCCTGGAAGCCTCTGGTATGCGGACGGAATACCATTCGTGAACTCCACCTCGCTGGGAAGCGTGGCTCCGTTCTGCTTCTTCAACCATTCCTTCAGCGGGAGGGAAATCAGAGTGGTCTTCTCTGCTCCCGTCATGATAGACGGTGTAGTCTCGAGGGTGTTTTACCTTCCCTCACCGGAAACGGTTTACTTGAGGAACGGAACCAAATGCGAACCTATGTACTTCTCTTCTAACGTCACCGTCAACCCCATTTCAAACGCTTCGTCCAGTAGCTCAACTCGTGTATCCAAGGCCAGCGTTGACGAGAGTAACGTTAGCGTGAAAGGAGGAGGGATCTCCCTTCCTGTGAAGGTCTTGATATTTATTCTATTCGTGGGAGTAAACTTGGCAGGCATAATAGCAGTGAAGAGACCTAAAAAGGGAGAGTGAATCCGAATTTTCGGTGTCACTTTGGCAAGCGTCCTTGTCTTCATCTCTCTCGATATTTAAGTAAGGCAGTGTGAAACCGAGACACTACACAGTCTCCCATCCGTTTTCTGTCCTTATGAGTCCCTCTACTCTTTTCATTACTAATTTTCTTACTCCACCCACTTTGAGAGGATCGCAAATCAACTTACCATCATAAAAAGCGTCTATTACTACCAAGTCGAAATCCCTTACACACCTTTCCAAGGAGGAGAGATCTACGAAATGAATGTCTACAGCACTAGAGGAAGGCGTAGGAGGGCATCTCTTACCTATTACAAGTAGGTCATAGTCGCTTTCAGGTCCGTTCGTATTTCTAGCCCTGGAACCGAAAAGTATCACAGAATACCCCCGGCACAAGATTGACGTATATTCCCTGACTTCTTCGGATTCCCTTTCTTCGGAACGTTTTTCCCTTCCTTGTTGATAATTTTTCATGTGACTTATCGGCTCTTCCAAGTTATTATTTTGTCTCTTTAATGACATCCTAAAGAAGAGCCTAACAGAGGTCACCTATGTTAACTTTTGCGAGCTACGTCGAAAGCGATGAGGTAAACTTCACTTTCTAAATCGTTTTCACTGGGAGACACCGAGAATCAAGGAGACAAAGAGGAACATGTGAAAGACAAGGTCACCTATTTTTCAATTAATCTAAAATCCTCTTGCCTAATAAAAACTTATAATAGAATAGAAAGCTAATTTAATTTATCGCATACTATTTAAACTAACTCTTACTAATTCATGAAAGTTTAAATCATATGTAACACTATATATTACTCGGTGTGAATCGTGTCTAACGGTAAAACTAAGACAGACATTCCGTTCAGGTTGGATCGTCTACCTTGGTCGAGGTGGCACGTGCTCGTGGTCGTGGCTCTAGGGATAACGTGGATCCTTGACGGTCTGGAGGTCACAATTGTGGGCGTAATCAGCGACGTGTTGCAGAAGCCCACTACGCTGGCACTGTCGTCATTTGAGGCAGGTTTCCTGGGTACTGCCTACTTAATAGGGGCAGTCGTGGGAGCTATCGTTTTCTCCTACCTCACCGACAAGTACGGGAGGAAGAGGCTCTTCATGATCACCTTGGGAACCTACATAGTGGGGACGGTGCTGTCAGCGTTCTCCTTCAACTTCGCCAGCATCGCCGTGTTCAGGATAATAACGGGTCTCGGGATAGGAGGAGAGTACTCAGCAATAAACTCAGCAATCGACGAGCTGATACCCGCTAGGGTGAGAGGATGGGTCGACCTCGCAATAAACGGGAGCTGGTGGGTAGGAACAATGGTAGGTTCGGCTCTGTCCCTCTACCTGCTGAACCCGGCGTTCTTCCCCATCGACTTGGGCTGGCGTCTGTCCTTCGCTGTAGGGGCTTCCCTGGGCCTCGCAGTCCTCCTCATAAGGAGATATCTGCCGGAGAGCCCGAGGTGGCTCCTCGTGCACGGAAGGGAGGAGGAAGCGAAGGAGGTAGTATCTGAGATAGAGAACAAAGTGAGTCATCAGACAGGGAAGGAGCTTGAAGAGCCCAACAAGACGCTGGAGATAAACCCGATAGGAAGCGTGGGCTTCGGGACGGTGTTCCATTCAGTATTCGGCAGATACCCGAAGAGAGCAGTGCTGGGGCTCTGGCTGATGGCAGGACAAGCTTTCCTGTACAACGCAATATTCTTCACCTACGCTCTCCTACTATCCAAGTTTTACGGTGTCCCTGTAGACCAGACCGGGTTGTACATATTCCCGTTTGCTATAGGGAACTTCGTGGGACCTCTTCTGATAGGGAAGCTCTTCGACACCTTCGGTAGAAAGCCCATGATAGCGTTCACTTACATCTTCTCGGGTGTACTCCTAGCAATCACGGGATACCTCTTCATGATAGGAGTGTTAAGTGCCATCACTCAGACTTTAGCTTGGGTAGTGATATTCTTCTTCGCTTCAGCTGGAGCCAGCTCAGCTTACCTCACTGT
This genomic interval carries:
- a CDS encoding MarR family transcriptional regulator → MTSEKPFALSEVAQRVLIVLGRENRGLTVRELVEKTDTNSGSIKRALEELAELKLIKEERENVFPYRRLISLTELGKEVAKRVIEIEELVKKVRAND
- a CDS encoding winged helix-turn-helix domain-containing protein is translated as MKRQIYNTVRDNIYKLLALGAIETKDGKYVITEKGKQMLDEFIKEIERLKETVNV
- a CDS encoding SWIM zinc finger family protein, giving the protein MGEGIVISADIQSKSKANLVHYTRVVLDPLTMKVMKSGCDCEGYTFRRHCWHIETLKQSVASDEKVREEVMKAKEELMRIEEDIARWGEMI
- a CDS encoding MFS transporter, whose protein sequence is MSNGKTKTDIPFRLDRLPWSRWHVLVVVALGITWILDGLEVTIVGVISDVLQKPTTLALSSFEAGFLGTAYLIGAVVGAIVFSYLTDKYGRKRLFMITLGTYIVGTVLSAFSFNFASIAVFRIITGLGIGGEYSAINSAIDELIPARVRGWVDLAINGSWWVGTMVGSALSLYLLNPAFFPIDLGWRLSFAVGASLGLAVLLIRRYLPESPRWLLVHGREEEAKEVVSEIENKVSHQTGKELEEPNKTLEINPIGSVGFGTVFHSVFGRYPKRAVLGLWLMAGQAFLYNAIFFTYALLLSKFYGVPVDQTGLYIFPFAIGNFVGPLLIGKLFDTFGRKPMIAFTYIFSGVLLAITGYLFMIGVLSAITQTLAWVVIFFFASAGASSAYLTVSEVFPLEIRAMAIALFYAVGTAIGGVAAPSIFGALIGSGSPVNVFYGYLVGAILMAAAGVVEIAFGVKAERKSLEEVAAPLSEVIENPY
- a CDS encoding nucleotidyltransferase domain-containing protein → MKNYQQGREKRSEERESEEVREYTSILCRGYSVILFGSRARNTNGPESDYDLLVIGKRCPPTPSSSAVDIHFVDLSSLERCVRDFDLVVIDAFYDGKLICDPLKVGGVRKLVMKRVEGLIRTENGWETV
- a CDS encoding ParB N-terminal domain-containing protein; this encodes MARFISRTKLNIDYIKEVEDYKALIPENNQYEELKKAIKEHGFLFPVIVNKNGELLDGYTRLRIARELGIAEIPAEVYETSGREEELDIIASLNLKRKHLTKDELVLLNDKIHEMKKRLKKDNIDEQNRSTSATISTVDSENISARQESREIKEELKKLVPDVQINNIVTMIFSSSSYLSTLYLSTFP